From the genome of Pirellulaceae bacterium:
GATGCCGGGTTAATGGTCCTGGCGAAACCGACGAAGCCGACTTGGGACTGTGGTGCGGTCCAACGCGAGTCAACTTAAAGAGAGGAGAAGAGTCATTGGGTTCATTTGCCTACGATGAAATTCTCGGGCGCTTGCGCAGCGAATTGGACGCACTGATTGCACAAAACTCGTGACTCAACTTGCCTGCAATTTCTAGGATGCCTCAGGCGCGCCCGAGGCAACTTGTTTGCTAATGCCAACATCATGCAGCAGGCGACCAAGATCGTTTAACAGCAAATTGTATGAGCCCGCGCCAGCCCTCGACTTGTGTAAGCAGAGCAAGGCCTGAGCGGCTGCAATCTTACATCTACCAGTATCAATGCCTGTACCGAATGAAATCAACATGAGCAAACAATTCAGCACAATTCCCAGCGATGCAGAGTTACAAAGTTTAAACCGCGACCTGAGCTTTCACCCGGTCCACAACGACCGACCTGTTCGACTGACCGCCCAGCAGATCGACACTTACAATAGGTTGGGCTACGTGGCACCGCTGACAGCCTTTGGCTCCTCAGAAATCGCTGCGATTCGTAGCTATTTCGATCAACTCTTACAGCGCGTTGTCCAGCAAGGGGGAAACAGTTACTCGATTAGTTCAGCGCATCTCAAATATGGCCCGGTGTACGACATTTTGACCAACAAACAGATTGTCGATCACGTAGCGGATTTATTGGGCCAGTCGGTGATCGCATGGGGCTCACATTTCTTTTGTAAGATGCCGCATGATGGCCAGTCGGTTGCCTGGCACCAAGACGCCAGTTACTGGCCGTTGTCACCCTCCAAAGCGTTGACCGTCTGGCTGGCGATTGATGATGCCGATCAAGAGAATGCCTGCATGAAATTTGTGACCGGTTCGCATCATTTTGGTCACATGACCTTCCGCCCGAGTTCTCCTGACGAACACAACGTGCTCAATCAGACGATTGACAACCCTGAGCAGTACGGCAGCATCGTCTTAGACGAACTGCAGGCCGGGCAGTTTTCGATTCACAGCGACTTATTGCTGCACGGCTCTGAGGCCAACAACTCGGATCGCCGCCGCTGTGGGCTCACGCTGCGCTACTGCAGCGCCGATGTTCGCGCGGCCCTGGGTTGGAATGAAAAGGGAGTCCACGTTCGAGGGTCCGACCCCAGCGGCCACTGGAGCAACAACCCCAGGCCAACTGCTTCGTAAAACATGATTCGCGGCTGACCACCCCGCCCGGCCTACCCGACGATCTGGCGCTATAAGCGACAATTGCCGATGGAGGTTTCCAAGATAGCCGAGGCGCCGATGGCTTCTAAGCGTTCCATAGCTTCAATGACTTCTTTGCGACGGACCATGACGCGGACGCTGCACCACTGTGGATCCTCCAGCGCGCTGATGGTCGGTGATTTGAAACCGGGTGTGACCTGTTCGGCGTCGGCCAAACGCTGCCGCGGCACGTTGTATTCCAGCAATGAATAGTCTCTGGCGATGACCACACCTTCCAAACGGCGAATGATGCGCTCGGCCATTTCCGGCTGACGTCGTTGACGGTTCTGAATCAGTACTGTTTCGTAGGATCCGA
Proteins encoded in this window:
- a CDS encoding phytanoyl-CoA dioxygenase family protein, encoding MSKQFSTIPSDAELQSLNRDLSFHPVHNDRPVRLTAQQIDTYNRLGYVAPLTAFGSSEIAAIRSYFDQLLQRVVQQGGNSYSISSAHLKYGPVYDILTNKQIVDHVADLLGQSVIAWGSHFFCKMPHDGQSVAWHQDASYWPLSPSKALTVWLAIDDADQENACMKFVTGSHHFGHMTFRPSSPDEHNVLNQTIDNPEQYGSIVLDELQAGQFSIHSDLLLHGSEANNSDRRRCGLTLRYCSADVRAALGWNEKGVHVRGSDPSGHWSNNPRPTAS